AAGTTTAAGTCCGGCGGGATTAAAAGCAGTGAGAGAGGTTTATAATGAGTATGCACCGGCTATATCGTCTCGAAAAGCTGAAGCGTTGAAATTAGAAAAGCAACTCTCAGATTTAGTTAACCAAGCTTATGAGTTAACCCCAGAAGAAATAAACTTGATGTGGAAAACAGCGCCTCCGAGAATGCCGGTGATTAGATGATGTTTGAAGAGAAGTTGTCGATATTCTTTAATTTTCCTGAATGTAAGTACCAAGAAAGACTAATTGATTAATGATTTCTGCCGCAGATAGAGTAGAAATTAATCTTTCAATTGCCCGCAACTGTACGCCTACCGAGTAACTTTGACGTTCCGAAACAATAATGCCGGTGTGGGTTCTTTCTTCCGCCATATAGATTGAATGAAGCCGGCAGAAATCTTTCGCGTTATAGGTGTATATAACGCGACTTTGTTGAGTTGCCCAAATAAGCTGCTCATCATCCGACTGACTAAGATTATTAGCTTCCGAGGTTGTTATTAAATCAAAACCGGCATTTCGCAAAGCTTTGATTAGCGCCTTTCTTGGCGTATCTTCATCCAAGTATAAACGAATCTTACTCACGACAATTTACCCGCCTTATATTCAGCTTCTAGCCGTTGATATTCTGCCTTTTCTTCTGCGAGTAAATTCTCAATTAATTCTTGATTAGCGTGATAGTAAGCCAGCGCAGCATACACCTGCC
Above is a genomic segment from Ancylothrix sp. D3o containing:
- a CDS encoding DUF5615 family PIN-like protein, which encodes MSKIRLYLDEDTPRKALIKALRNAGFDLITTSEANNLSQSDDEQLIWATQQSRVIYTYNAKDFCRLHSIYMAEERTHTGIIVSERQSYSVGVQLRAIERLISTLSAAEIINQLVFLGTYIQEN